A window of Micrococcales bacterium contains these coding sequences:
- a CDS encoding O-antigen ligase family protein, which translates to MSIIPAPWRPTSRAIQTNTLHDGAVIALAAFLGYYAVTGLMGETPSYVIPHVGAHLLVYSPLLMYQFYFNRNLEELKTLGTAASWILAAYGVAYLAFLIKNPGIGRVLASRSLPYATILGSAYYAAYAAALACPFLLALWRYHATKRQIHRFAYASILVVCVLVVYLTGSTITMVAMAAGIVLSLVLFSRNRLVTVFFVAVVMVFFSLIRQSVGKFILDSQTDSSGAVAVRLRELGELIMYGETSGHGLDARNATYVRSIRVFLDYPVFGVGHRFGNNAAVAKMEVAFGNHSELFDTLAMYGLIGFILLAIVFWRCYRRIREAAPGLLVLPMVVTFGIMAMFNPLSCFHVSLLLMFVIPALLLRIKPVEGERPRAP; encoded by the coding sequence GTGTCAATAATTCCGGCCCCCTGGCGACCAACTTCACGGGCCATTCAAACCAACACCCTGCACGATGGCGCGGTCATCGCCCTGGCAGCTTTTCTCGGGTATTACGCGGTAACCGGTCTGATGGGCGAGACTCCATCCTACGTCATTCCTCACGTCGGGGCACATTTGCTCGTCTATTCCCCGCTGCTAATGTATCAATTCTACTTCAACAGGAACCTAGAGGAATTGAAAACACTTGGAACCGCTGCATCGTGGATCCTTGCCGCCTACGGCGTTGCCTATTTGGCGTTTCTTATCAAGAACCCCGGCATCGGCCGGGTGTTGGCCAGCCGCTCACTACCCTACGCGACCATCCTCGGTTCGGCCTATTATGCAGCCTATGCTGCGGCCCTGGCTTGCCCATTCCTGCTGGCGTTGTGGCGATACCACGCAACAAAACGCCAGATTCACAGGTTCGCCTATGCGTCTATCCTTGTAGTATGCGTGCTGGTCGTGTATCTAACGGGATCAACCATTACCATGGTAGCCATGGCGGCTGGAATTGTCTTGAGCCTAGTCCTATTCAGCCGTAACAGACTGGTTACGGTCTTCTTTGTAGCGGTGGTTATGGTGTTCTTTTCTTTGATCAGGCAGTCGGTTGGGAAATTCATTCTTGACTCGCAAACTGACTCCAGTGGCGCAGTTGCGGTTCGCCTTCGAGAGTTGGGCGAATTGATAATGTATGGCGAGACGAGCGGTCACGGCCTAGATGCTCGCAACGCAACGTACGTACGCTCAATTAGGGTGTTCCTTGACTACCCAGTGTTCGGAGTGGGACATCGATTTGGGAACAACGCAGCTGTCGCAAAGATGGAAGTGGCTTTTGGCAACCATTCGGAGTTGTTTGATACGTTGGCGATGTACGGGTTAATCGGGTTTATCCTCTTGGCGATAGTGTTTTGGCGGTGCTATCGGAGAATCCGGGAGGCGGCCCCTGGTTTGTTGGTGTTGCCGATGGTAGTAACATTCGGTATTATGGCCATGTTCAACCCATTGTCGTGCTTTCACGTGAGTCTATTGTTGATGTTTGTTATTCCCGCGCTGCTTTTGAGGATAAAGCCGGTCGAAGGGGAACGCCCAAGGGCTCCGTAG